From Nicotiana tabacum cultivar K326 chromosome 22, ASM71507v2, whole genome shotgun sequence, one genomic window encodes:
- the LOC107778255 gene encoding putative trehalose-phosphate phosphatase F isoform X2: MDLNSANASPVLTDPSLINKSTFRICSNLLPYSQSGPSISTSVLMIPRKKPGKLDDVRSNGWLDAMKSSSPPSKKVQKEVDIQDFSDDADIVYCSWMFKYPSALNSFQQIVSHAKNKQIVIFLDYDGTLSPIVDDPDRAFISADMRSAVRDVAKYFPTAIISGRSRDKVYQLVGLTELYYAGSHGMDIMLPIKNEVCSYGSLIKYTDQQGKEVNLFQPAREFLPMIDEVFRTLVDKTKEVKGTKVENHKFCASVHYRNVDENSWPVVAQCVHDVLKEYPRLRQTHGRKVLEVRPVIDWDKGKAVEFLLESQGFRNSHNVLPIYIGDDRTDEDAFKVLRGRYQGYGILVSAIPKESNAIFSLRDTSEVKEFLESLTKTMENH; this comes from the exons ATGGACTTAAATTCAGCGAATGCTTCTCCTGTTCTTACGGATCCTTCACTGATAAACAAGTCTACATTTCGGATCTGTTCAAATTTATTGCCTTATTCACAATCGGGGCCTTCAATCTCCACTAGCGTGCTAATGATTCCGAGAAAAAAGCCAGGGAAGCTTGATGATGTTCGTTCTAATGGTTGGCTTGATGCAATGAAGTCTTCTTCGCCTCCTAGTAAGAAGGTTCAAAAGGAAGTAGACATCCAGGATTTCTCAGATGATGCTGATATTGTTTACTGCTCTTGGATG TTCAAGTATCCATCAGCTCTTAACTCCTTTCAGCAAATTGTTAGCCATGCAAAGAATAAACAGATTGTTATCTTCTTAGACTATGACGGGACTCTTTCTCCTATTGTTGATGACCCTGACCGAGCTTTTATCTCCGCTGAT ATGCGTTCAGCTGTCAGGGATGTTGCCAAGTATTTCCCAACAGCCATCATCAGTGGAAGAAGCCGTGATAAG GTTTATCAGTTGGTAGGATTAACTGAACTCTATTATGCTGGTAGCCATGGTATGGATATCATGCTTCCAATTAAAAATGAGGTGTGCAGTTATGGTTCACTTATTAAATATACTGACCAGCAG GGCAAGGAAGTTAATCTATTCCAGCCTGCTCGTGAATTTTTGCCTATGATTGACGAG GTATTTAGAACCCTTGTCGATAAAACAAAAGAAGTAAAAGGTACAAAAGTTGAGAACCACAAGTTTTGTGCCTCTGTACATTACCGTAATGTAGATGAGAAT AGTTGGCCAGTCGTTGCACAATGCGTCCATGACGTCTTGAAAGAATACCCTCGACTACGACAAACTCATGGCCGGAAG GTTTTAGAGGTCCGTCCTGTAATAGACTGGGACAAAGGAAAAGCAGTTGAGTTTCTGCTTGAATCACAAG GTTTTCGAAATAGTCATAATGTGCTCCCTATCTATATTGGAGATGATAGAACAGACGAAGATGCATTCAAG GTTTTGAGGGGAAGATATCAAGGTTATGGGATTCTTGTTTCGGCTATCCCAAAAGAGAGTAATGCTATCTTCTCTCTCAGGGATACCTCAGAG GTCAAAGAGTTCTTGGAATCTCTTACGAAAACTATGGAAAATcactaa
- the LOC107778255 gene encoding putative trehalose-phosphate phosphatase F isoform X1, producing the protein MDLNSANASPVLTDPSLINKSTFRICSNLLPYSQSGPSISTSVLMIPRKKPGKLDDVRSNGWLDAMKSSSPPSKKVQKEVDIQDFSDDADIVYCSWMFKYPSALNSFQQIVSHAKNKQIVIFLDYDGTLSPIVDDPDRAFISADMRSAVRDVAKYFPTAIISGRSRDKVYQLVGLTELYYAGSHGMDIMLPIKNEVCSYGSLIKYTDQQGKEVNLFQPAREFLPMIDEVFRTLVDKTKEVKGTKVENHKFCASVHYRNVDENQSWPVVAQCVHDVLKEYPRLRQTHGRKVLEVRPVIDWDKGKAVEFLLESQGFRNSHNVLPIYIGDDRTDEDAFKVLRGRYQGYGILVSAIPKESNAIFSLRDTSEVKEFLESLTKTMENH; encoded by the exons ATGGACTTAAATTCAGCGAATGCTTCTCCTGTTCTTACGGATCCTTCACTGATAAACAAGTCTACATTTCGGATCTGTTCAAATTTATTGCCTTATTCACAATCGGGGCCTTCAATCTCCACTAGCGTGCTAATGATTCCGAGAAAAAAGCCAGGGAAGCTTGATGATGTTCGTTCTAATGGTTGGCTTGATGCAATGAAGTCTTCTTCGCCTCCTAGTAAGAAGGTTCAAAAGGAAGTAGACATCCAGGATTTCTCAGATGATGCTGATATTGTTTACTGCTCTTGGATG TTCAAGTATCCATCAGCTCTTAACTCCTTTCAGCAAATTGTTAGCCATGCAAAGAATAAACAGATTGTTATCTTCTTAGACTATGACGGGACTCTTTCTCCTATTGTTGATGACCCTGACCGAGCTTTTATCTCCGCTGAT ATGCGTTCAGCTGTCAGGGATGTTGCCAAGTATTTCCCAACAGCCATCATCAGTGGAAGAAGCCGTGATAAG GTTTATCAGTTGGTAGGATTAACTGAACTCTATTATGCTGGTAGCCATGGTATGGATATCATGCTTCCAATTAAAAATGAGGTGTGCAGTTATGGTTCACTTATTAAATATACTGACCAGCAG GGCAAGGAAGTTAATCTATTCCAGCCTGCTCGTGAATTTTTGCCTATGATTGACGAG GTATTTAGAACCCTTGTCGATAAAACAAAAGAAGTAAAAGGTACAAAAGTTGAGAACCACAAGTTTTGTGCCTCTGTACATTACCGTAATGTAGATGAGAAT CAGAGTTGGCCAGTCGTTGCACAATGCGTCCATGACGTCTTGAAAGAATACCCTCGACTACGACAAACTCATGGCCGGAAG GTTTTAGAGGTCCGTCCTGTAATAGACTGGGACAAAGGAAAAGCAGTTGAGTTTCTGCTTGAATCACAAG GTTTTCGAAATAGTCATAATGTGCTCCCTATCTATATTGGAGATGATAGAACAGACGAAGATGCATTCAAG GTTTTGAGGGGAAGATATCAAGGTTATGGGATTCTTGTTTCGGCTATCCCAAAAGAGAGTAATGCTATCTTCTCTCTCAGGGATACCTCAGAG GTCAAAGAGTTCTTGGAATCTCTTACGAAAACTATGGAAAATcactaa
- the LOC107778255 gene encoding putative trehalose-phosphate phosphatase F isoform X3 has translation MIPRKKPGKLDDVRSNGWLDAMKSSSPPSKKVQKEVDIQDFSDDADIVYCSWMFKYPSALNSFQQIVSHAKNKQIVIFLDYDGTLSPIVDDPDRAFISADMRSAVRDVAKYFPTAIISGRSRDKVYQLVGLTELYYAGSHGMDIMLPIKNEVCSYGSLIKYTDQQGKEVNLFQPAREFLPMIDEVFRTLVDKTKEVKGTKVENHKFCASVHYRNVDENQSWPVVAQCVHDVLKEYPRLRQTHGRKVLEVRPVIDWDKGKAVEFLLESQGFRNSHNVLPIYIGDDRTDEDAFKVLRGRYQGYGILVSAIPKESNAIFSLRDTSEVKEFLESLTKTMENH, from the exons ATGATTCCGAGAAAAAAGCCAGGGAAGCTTGATGATGTTCGTTCTAATGGTTGGCTTGATGCAATGAAGTCTTCTTCGCCTCCTAGTAAGAAGGTTCAAAAGGAAGTAGACATCCAGGATTTCTCAGATGATGCTGATATTGTTTACTGCTCTTGGATG TTCAAGTATCCATCAGCTCTTAACTCCTTTCAGCAAATTGTTAGCCATGCAAAGAATAAACAGATTGTTATCTTCTTAGACTATGACGGGACTCTTTCTCCTATTGTTGATGACCCTGACCGAGCTTTTATCTCCGCTGAT ATGCGTTCAGCTGTCAGGGATGTTGCCAAGTATTTCCCAACAGCCATCATCAGTGGAAGAAGCCGTGATAAG GTTTATCAGTTGGTAGGATTAACTGAACTCTATTATGCTGGTAGCCATGGTATGGATATCATGCTTCCAATTAAAAATGAGGTGTGCAGTTATGGTTCACTTATTAAATATACTGACCAGCAG GGCAAGGAAGTTAATCTATTCCAGCCTGCTCGTGAATTTTTGCCTATGATTGACGAG GTATTTAGAACCCTTGTCGATAAAACAAAAGAAGTAAAAGGTACAAAAGTTGAGAACCACAAGTTTTGTGCCTCTGTACATTACCGTAATGTAGATGAGAAT CAGAGTTGGCCAGTCGTTGCACAATGCGTCCATGACGTCTTGAAAGAATACCCTCGACTACGACAAACTCATGGCCGGAAG GTTTTAGAGGTCCGTCCTGTAATAGACTGGGACAAAGGAAAAGCAGTTGAGTTTCTGCTTGAATCACAAG GTTTTCGAAATAGTCATAATGTGCTCCCTATCTATATTGGAGATGATAGAACAGACGAAGATGCATTCAAG GTTTTGAGGGGAAGATATCAAGGTTATGGGATTCTTGTTTCGGCTATCCCAAAAGAGAGTAATGCTATCTTCTCTCTCAGGGATACCTCAGAG GTCAAAGAGTTCTTGGAATCTCTTACGAAAACTATGGAAAATcactaa